The genomic region ACAATTGAGGCTTATAAGGGTCCTGATTGGTTTGCAAGTGAAAAACCGATGACTCCGTAAATATAAGTGAATGTTGTGAATGTTTAGCAGAAAATTGACAGGAAAAAACAATGGTCGCTATAATTGAAATATTGTGTTTTAAGTTTGTTTATATGGACAAGCGTTGGTGATTTTTTAAGGAGGCTTTTTAGAATGGTGAAAAAGGGTCGGATTTTTGCTTTTTTTCTCATTGTCGGTTTGCTTGCCGGGTTGATCGGATCAACGGTAATTGGAACTGCAAAAGAAATTAAGCTAGGCTTAGACCTTCAAGGTGGGTTTGAGATTTTGTATCAAGTACACCCTGCTGAAGAAGGAGACGTCATTGATGATGATGTGTTAAGCGCGACAGTTAGTGCGTTAAATCAGCGTGTAAATGTCATTGGTGTATCTGAACCGAATATTTCAATTGAGGGTGAAGATCGGATTCGCGTTCAGTTAGCTGGTGTCGAGGACCAACAGACCGCACGAGAATTATTGTCGACAGAAGCACAGCTTTCATTCCGTGATGTCAATGATGAATTAATGCTCGATGGTGCGGATTTAGAAGAAGGTGGGGCAAGCCCATCATTTGATGAAAATAATAATCCAATTGTTACATTAACATTAAAGGATGCGAGTTTGTTTGCGGACGTAACGAGAGAACTTTCCCAACGTCCGGAAGGTGAGAATCTTCTTGTTATTTGGCTCGATTATGAAGAAGGCGATTCGTTCCAAGAGGAGCTAATGAAAGAAGAGCCAAAATTTATGTCTGCGCCACGTGTTGGGCAAACATTGAACACGCGTAATGTTATGATTGAAGGGTCATTTACACTTGAGGAAACGCGCTTTTTAGCTGAAATTTTAAATGCAGGTTCACTGCCAGTACAGCTAGAAGAGATGTACTCAAATTCCGTCGGAGCAGCATTAGGTGAAGAGGCAATGGAGAAAACGATCTTTGCCGGGTTTATCGGGATCGCATTGATCTTCGCTTATATGTTGTTCTACTACCGCTTTATGGGGATCATTGCTATCATTTCTCTGTCTGCCTATATCTTCTTAGTGTTACTCGTCTTTAACTGGATGAATGCGGTATTAACGTTACCTGGGATCGCAGCACTGATCCTTGGTGTTGGGATGGCTGTTGATGCGAACATCATTACCTATGAACGTATTAAAGAAGAAATTCGTACGGGTAAATCGATTATGTCTGCATTTAGGGCAGGGAGCCGTCGCTCGTTATCAACGATTCTTGATGCCAAT from Desertibacillus haloalkaliphilus harbors:
- the secD gene encoding protein translocase subunit SecD is translated as MVKKGRIFAFFLIVGLLAGLIGSTVIGTAKEIKLGLDLQGGFEILYQVHPAEEGDVIDDDVLSATVSALNQRVNVIGVSEPNISIEGEDRIRVQLAGVEDQQTARELLSTEAQLSFRDVNDELMLDGADLEEGGASPSFDENNNPIVTLTLKDASLFADVTRELSQRPEGENLLVIWLDYEEGDSFQEELMKEEPKFMSAPRVGQTLNTRNVMIEGSFTLEETRFLAEILNAGSLPVQLEEMYSNSVGAALGEEAMEKTIFAGFIGIALIFAYMLFYYRFMGIIAIISLSAYIFLVLLVFNWMNAVLTLPGIAALILGVGMAVDANIITYERIKEEIRTGKSIMSAFRAGSRRSLSTILDANITTILAASVLFYYGTSSVQGFAVMLIVSILTSFITSVYGSRLLLGLWVNSRILNKKPRLFGVKEDEISEL